The genomic DNA TGCCGCGTTCGCAAGGTAAGTGAGAGCAGATTCCTTTCTCCCCATCCATGGACCGAAAGAGTTTTTGGTCCTCCGCAATACTCACCGATGTTGTAGATCCGCTGTGATAGGCAACACCCTTGTTCCCACTGCGCCAGCGCCCAAATTGACTGTATACCTGTTGATAAGAAGCCCCGAGAGAAGCGCACCCGCATCCTTTTGTCTTCGGAATAGTACGTCCACTATCATACTTGGTTGGCGCTGCTTATTTGCCggtccctcttcttcttcccccccatGGCCAGCTGCTTGACCCTGTTATATACAGCGAGAAAAAGATCGATCAGCTCGACCGTCGCATGGCAGAGGCTCTCAGTCTCATCCAGGGCCTGAAAAATGACCGACAACTCAGTGCATGCCCTCATGCATTCTTGAATCCTCCACCCGGGGCCGTTATGCCGGTAATGTCCTCATCCAAGTCGAGCCCGTCCAGCCATACCATCCAGCCTGGGTCAGATGCCGGGTCTTCCGTGCTACTGGGTGCGGGAGAGTCCTCGTTAGCCGCCCACTCGACGTTTGCCAGCGACTTTATGCAACACGTTGCAAGCGCCAGTCCCCTCCAATGCTCCGGGCCAGAGATGAGGGACACCCTCGATGCGCTCTCTAGCGTTGTAGCCACCCTGAGAGAGCAGACGGTTGCAAATGAGATGGCATACCCTCACGCTCGGCCGATCCAACGCCCCGGCCCGTCAGGGTACGGGCTGCCCCCCATGCAAAAAGCCGTCGAGATGATTCGCATCGCAAAAAGTGAGCTCTTTGATCCTCATGCTTCCTGAACTTCCTGCAATCTaacatgtgtgtgtgcgtgtgtgaAGACCAGCGCTTGGCTGGATCAGGTTTCATCTACGAGTTCATCCTGACGCGCAACTTCTCGGACATCTGCCTCCAGGTTTACTTCTCCGATAGCTTTTCCGAGATGGAAttcatcatcgtcaacgcGGGCCTCCATTCTCTCTTTGGAGACTATAGCCGTCGCGTGCCCGTCGAAGAAAGAACAGTGTATCGAGACCATGCCGGCATGTGTCGTGCGAATCTTGAGACTGCACTTTCCAGTTTACCTATGCATCTTCCAATAACGACAGAAACCGTCACAGCCCTGATATTTGGTGTATGTTGACGCGCACCTACCGCCCCAACTGACGTTGACAAGTTCGCAGGCTTGGCATGCGATTGAGCTGTCGAAACCCTACCTCGCCTGGGCATTATCAGCCAAGGCATCAGAGCTCTGCCAGACGCTAAGCTATCACCGAATACCCGATGCAGACAACAGTGACGACGCCAAATACAGAAAGTTTTTGTTCTGGACGAACTACTTTCTTGACAAATGCCTGTCTcttcgcctcggccgagCTTCCACTATCCCAGACTGGGACATCACGACACACCGGCCCTCCACCACCGACACTCATAAGGAGGCGGTTATGGCCTACTTTGTACTCTGGGTCGAGTCTGCACGTTGCCAAGGGAACATATACGAGTTGCTCTACAGCCCGGAGGCTATCTCTCAGCCCAACCACGTCCGGCAATCTCGGGCTCAGCTCCTCGTGAACGACATACGAATGCTGGACCAGGCCATGCAAGAGACTAATGTAGGTCAAAACTGGGTTCCGACCTCTGGCAGGCTTGACTCGTCTAACTTCAACGTCAGAAAAGATGGATCAAGGTCGCCAAAGACAATGCCGGCACGGACGTCATGGACTTCTTCGCCACCTCAGACGATACCCTCCGACTCTCACTCCTCACTCTAGTCTATCGTGCGGCTCCGCAGACAGCTGGTGCTCCCACAACTTTCAGCCACAGCTGCGCTGAAGCCGCAAGGGCCGCTTTACAAAGGCACCAGGACTGTCTGGCGATCATAGACAGGAGCAATGAGGATTTCCTCCCATGCTATGTCCATTGGTACGTGACCCGTGTTGATTGTTTCTTGGACCTGCTGTATATTGACCCGATAGGACCCTCCTCTTCACCCCGTTCATCCCATTCATTGTAATATTCTGCCAAGTGATACAGACTCAAGACAAGACGGACCTAGACCGTCTGGGCGCCTTTGTGGCCTCTATTCAACCAGCTGCCACCGTTTCAGATGCTGCAGGCAAGCTGTGTCGTCTGTTTCAAGTCCTCCACAACGTCGCTGCGCGTTATGTCGATCGATCCGGGCCATATGATGACCAAACGCAGGCCACTGAAGAGATGGACATGTATCTCAGACTGTTGGGAGTGCACCATGGAGAGGAGGGCAACATCAGCGAGCATCAGAGGCAGGGATTCGCCCACGACCTCGATGGGAATGTCGCGCAAGCCGCGTGCGGTGACGGAACGAGCACTGGCGAGGTACAGACCGGGCCGATGGTTATGAACCCCATGATGCGCATGGGGAGCGGCGCGCAGTTGGAGGAATGGTTTTACAGAAATCAGGCTCTGATGCAGTCGTTCCAGACGTCCCCTCATCCTTTTCCCAACGAAGACTAGCATGGAGAGCATTGTCGTGGGGTTATGATCTTATGAGCGTCCTTGGCCCTATGTTGCTTTCTGGAGTGAGTGGGAGGGCGTGTACattaagtcagactacccacttttcggcaccccccccatttcggcaccccaaaaatgcctcaaatgcctcatcaccagaacatacccctcaactttcaacatcaacaacattttctatacttatgcgaataacctcattttttcctcagagcttcttttcgaccttatgggccagtataccgaagatgaagtcaatcaggcccttgacgcaataaccaacggcatgcccattaagagggctggtcaggtgtatggcatcccaagatcaacacttcagtatcggattaagggcactcaaccaaggtcaattgccttttctgacctgcagagactttctgttagtcaggaggctaaactggctgaatgggttcgcattcagcatgcccttggtgttgccccaacccatctgcaagtgaggctattcgcagaaaggatcctccatgccatgggggatacagagcctataggaaaaggctggatccaagccttcttgaagaggaatccatcagtcaaggtccagagaagtcgccctatcgattctaggcgtgttaatggggcatctactgaggtcatcagggactggttcaaactactcgccataccagagatcaccagcatcaaaccagctaatagatacaacatggatgagactggtatccttgagggccagggatctaatgggctggtgctgggcatgtctgagacgaagtctgtacgtaagaaacagcctggatcaagggcatgggtatccatcatcgaatgcatctctgccctgggccatgttctgaatcccctcgttatctataagggcaaggcagtccagcagcagtggtttcctctagaccttggcccttatgaaggatggcaattcactgcaacggagaatggatggacttcagatgccactgcagttgaatggctgcagaaggtcttcatccctcagactcttcctcagggcaaggaggtcaggctgctgatcatggatggacatgggagtcatacaacg from Colletotrichum higginsianum IMI 349063 chromosome 3, whole genome shotgun sequence includes the following:
- a CDS encoding Fungal specific transcription factor, yielding MSAATSCDDGQEDSALSPNVQLRAACNCRVRKIRCDRQHPCSHCASAQIDCIPVDKKPREKRTRILLSSEYEKKIDQLDRRMAEALSLIQGLKNDRQLSACPHAFLNPPPGAVMPVMSSSKSSPSSHTIQPGSDAGSSVLLGAGESSLAAHSTFASDFMQHVASASPLQCSGPEMRDTLDALSSVVATLREQTVANEMAYPHARPIQRPGPSGYGLPPMQKAVEMIRIAKNQRLAGSGFIYEFILTRNFSDICLQVYFSDSFSEMEFIIVNAGLHSLFGDYSRRVPVEERTVYRDHAGMCRANLETALSSLPMHLPITTETVTALIFGAWHAIELSKPYLAWALSAKASELCQTLSYHRIPDADNSDDAKYRKFLFWTNYFLDKCLSLRLGRASTIPDWDITTHRPSTTDTHKEAVMAYFVLWVESARCQGNIYELLYSPEAISQPNHVRQSRAQLLVNDIRMLDQAMQETNKRWIKVAKDNAGTDVMDFFATSDDTLRLSLLTLVYRAAPQTAGAPTTFSHSCAEAARAALQRHQDCLAIIDRSNEDFLPCYVHWTLLFTPFIPFIVIFCQVIQTQDKTDLDRLGAFVASIQPAATVSDAAGKLCRLFQVLHNVAARYVDRSGPYDDQTQATEEMDMYLRLLGVHHGEEGNISEHQRQGFAHDLDGNVAQAACGDGTSTGEVQTGPMVMNPMMRMGSGAQLEEWFYRNQALMQSFQTSPHPFPNED